A window of Apium graveolens cultivar Ventura chromosome 8, ASM990537v1, whole genome shotgun sequence contains these coding sequences:
- the LOC141679947 gene encoding protein SABRE-like: MRWWGDVLVLVNYRIGKLLLLLILSQSRCKLYTTLVHSNRIIFNVENWHDHIIVFVLLGGGQQQYYHSQMAATFFLGFIFLSILVTWLLIRFASSLVALIAGRIVGASVKFRVGGWNCLRDVIVKFGKGAVESVSVGEIRFSLGKSLTELDVVFVSRDPKLQVLICKPEIILRTSNKGTQTSRSRKSGSSSKKSKKSGKGKWMVIANVAKLLSVSVTELVFKVRTVYSIIHTQV, translated from the exons ATGAGGTGGTGGGGTGATGTACTAGTATTAGTAAATTACAGAATTG GTAAACTGCTGCTTCTTTTAATTCTCTCCCAGTCTCGTTGTAAATTGTACACAACTTTGGTTCATTCTAATCGAATAATTTTTAATGTCGAAAATTGGCATGATCATATTATTGTTTTTGTTCTATTAGGAGGAGGGCAGCAGCAATATTATCACTCTCAGATGGCTGCCACATTTTTCCTTGGATTTATATTTCTTTCCATACTAGTTACTTGGCTCCTTATCAG ATTTGCTTCCAGTTTAGTGGCATTGATTGCTGGCCGCATTGTAGGAGCATCAGTGAAATTTCGAGTAGGCGGATGGAATTGTCTACGGGACGTCATTGTGAAGTTCGGAAAG GGTGCTGTTGAATCTGTATCTGTTGGTGAAATCAGATTCAGCTTGGGGAAGTCTTTGACTGAACTTGATGTTGTTTTTGTTTCAAGGGACCCGAAATTACAGGTGTTGATATGCAAGCCGGAAATTATTCTGAGAACATCTAATAAAGGAACCCAAACAAGTAGATCCCGAAAGTCTGGAAGTTCTTCCAAAAAATCCAAGAAATCTGGAAAAGGAAAATGGATGGTTATAGCTAATGTGGCAAAATTACTGTCAGTATCCGTAACAGAGCTGGTTTTCAAGGTAAGGACTGTATACAGTATTATACATACTCAGGTGTAA